A stretch of Telopea speciosissima isolate NSW1024214 ecotype Mountain lineage chromosome 11, Tspe_v1, whole genome shotgun sequence DNA encodes these proteins:
- the LOC122645232 gene encoding rust resistance kinase Lr10-like → MVYLQKTQKTHVLQILILLNPFLVPSRAQQQQPTGVSLRSTKPSFYYNLCAPSACNNITLTYPFLLPSPCHPSYFIPTCTNNETFFLTSPENNNTLRIFTTKFTADRISFSFFTAYNNLFSCGPISSPNFYYSASPLTLSLDYAVGTHLNCTTTIPAGDLPGLQTAACIGCPGQDPTNVCYYAPGLVTHPNCERFYIFTKVGFNISAAKDLRGYLQKGFELRFTKTKDCLRCENTGGRCGVNPSLSGSYVCFCHSNVHRFNCSDGMIEDITKWGGGAGVDQGRKSSPSKVLIASVSASVVVFLALLATVVALFFRCRHRKINQKKKEAISNLSPTRYSYFQIKKFTNKFSSKLGEGGYGSVYKGIIHRKGFKVPVAIKLLKSKQSQKQFMNEVATVGNVHHNNLVSLLGYCAQGDKRALVYEFVENGSLDKYIYTSRNREGERNDGSFQTLSHKQFHDIALETGRAILYLHQGCRSRILHCDIKPHNVLLDSNFTAKVADFGLARMIDKEHSHVLMSKARGTPGFMAPEMWLTSYGPVTEKSDVYSYGMLLLEMVGGRMLKYDLEANHDSSQVYFPKWAFNKVKNGESLLPEKREDNNASIVIDKKGRDEKEEVLLERICLVGLWCIQHLPSNRPYMDRVIQMLEGSIEIGIPLDPFPTEMDIDVEN, encoded by the exons ATGGTTTATCTGCAAAAGACCCAGAAAACTCATGTCTTACAGATCCTAATCCTGCTTAATCCATTTCTAGTGCCAAGTAGagcacaacaacaacaacccacAGGGGTGAGTCTAAGGAGCACAAAACCATCTTTCTATTACAATCTCTGTGCACCCTCAGCATGCAACAACATCACACTTACCTATCCCTTCTTGCTTCCATCACCTTGTCACCCTTCCTACTTCATACCCACCTGTACCAACAATGAAACCTTCTTCCTCACCAGCCCTGAAAACAACAATACCTTAAGAATCTTCACCACCAAGTTCACCGCCGACAgaatttccttctccttctttactGCCTACAACAATCTTTTCAGCTGCGGCCCAATTTCTAGTCCCAACTTCTATTATTCCGCTTCTCCCCTCACTCTCTCCTTGGATTACGCCGTTGGAACCCACCTTAACTGCACCACCACTATCCCTGCCGGAGATCTACCGGGGCTCCAGACTGCTGCATGTATAGGTTGTCCAGGTCAGGATCCCACCAATGTTTGCTATTATGCGCCAGGACTCGTTACGCACCCTAACTGTGAAAGGTTCTACATATTCACAAAGGTGGGTTTCAATATTAGTGCGGCGAAGGATCTGAGGGGGTATCTGCAGAAGGGGTTTGAGCTTAGGTTTACCAAGACGAAGGATTGCCTTAGATGTGAGAACACTGGTGGAAGGTGCGGAGTCAACCCTTCTTTGTCCGGATCTTATGTTTGTTTCTGTCACTCTAACGTCCACCGTTTCAACTGCTCAGATG GTATGATAGAGGACATCACAAAATGGGGTGGAGGTGCAGGAGTAGACCAAGGAAGAAAATCATCACCTTCCAAAGTACTCATTGCAT CGGTTTCTGCTTCTGTGGTGGTGTTCCTAGCACTCCTGGCAACAGTGGTGGCTCTTTTCTTCCGCTGTAGACATAGAAAGataaaccagaagaagaaagaagcaatCTCCAATTTATCCCCTACGAGGTATTCCTACTTTCAAATTAAGAAGTTCACTAACAAATTTTCATCAAAACTTGGGGAAGGAGGATATGGAAGCGTTTATAAAGGGATCATTCATCGAAAAGGGTTCAAAGTACCAGTAGCTATAAAGCttctaaaatcaaaacaaagccAGAAACAATTCATGAATGAAGTGGCAACAGTTGGAAATGTCCATCACAATAACTTAGTaagtttattgggttattgtgCGCAAGGGGATAAACGTGCACTAGTTTATGAGTTCGTGGAGAATGGATCCTTGGATAAGTATATCTACACAAGCagaaacagagaaggagagaggaatGATGGAAGTTTTCAAACCTTAAGCCATAAACAATTTCATGATATAGCCTTAGAGACAGGTAGGGCGATATTGTACTTACACCAAGGTTGTAGGAGTAGGATTTTGCATTGTGACATTAAACCTCACAATGTGTTATTGGATTCAAACTTCACAGCAAAAGTTGCCGATTTCGGGCTTGCTAGGATGATTGATAAGGAACATAGCCATGTTTTGATGTCGAAGGCTCGAGGCACTCCGGGGTTCATGGCCCCGGAGATGTGGCTGACGAGTTATGGTCCCGTGACCGAGAAATCTGATGTGTATAGTTATGGGATGCTGCTTCTGGAGATGGTTGGTGGGAGAATGTTGAAATATGATTTGGAGGCAAATCATGATTCAAGCCAAGTTTATTTTCCTAAATGGGCATTTAACAAGGTCAAGAATGGTGAATCTCTTTTACCTGAGAAAAGAGAGGACAACAATGCTTCAATTGTGATTGATAAGAAAGGAAGAGATGAGAAGGAGGAAGTCCTTCTGGAAAGGATTTGTTTGGTAGGTTTGTGGTGCATTCAGCACCTACCTTCCAACAGACCATACATGGATAGAGTGATTCAAATGTTGGAAGGAAGTATTGAGATTGGAATCCCCTTAGACCCatttcccaccgagatggacATAGATGTTGAAAATTAA